One region of Triticum aestivum cultivar Chinese Spring chromosome 6B, IWGSC CS RefSeq v2.1, whole genome shotgun sequence genomic DNA includes:
- the LOC123138609 gene encoding citrate-binding protein-like, whose translation MAPHTLSCVSVPLLVFLASLTSVAAARGARAPKAADPSEGFTAVSLRESNFVLQQPFNEASGTRYSFDGTVRKLWVLSSDKPHARQSHTSPRTEIRMAGYDYSSGVWQFEAYGYVPSGTTGVSIMQVFGAGETATTLMLHVYDGALRYYDRQIVEDAIYDRWFRLNVVHDVDASTLTVYIDGQQRLHVHGRGGDSHYFKFGVYAQNHDSSCMESRWKGVRILKKDTSH comes from the exons atggcCCCTCACACTCTCTCTTGTGTTAGTGTGCCTCTGCTTGTCTTCTTGGCGTCGTTGACATCCGTTGCAGCGGCGAGGGGGGCTCGGGCACCCAAAGCCGCTGACCCGTCCGAAGGGTTCACGGCGGTGAGCCTCCGCGAGAGCAACTTTGTGCTGCAGCAGCCGTTCAACGAGGCGAGCGGCACCCGGTACAGTTTCGACGGCACCGTGCGGAAGCTGTGGGTGCTCTCCTCAGACAAGCCCCATGCCCGCCAGAGCCATACCAGCCCAAGAACTGAGATCAGGATGGCT GGATACGACTACAGCTCCGGCGTTTGGCAGTTCGAAGCCTACGGGTACGTCCCCTCCGGCACGACGGGGGTGTCCATCATGCAGGTGTTCGGCGCCGGCGAGACGGCCACCACGCTCATGCTGCACGTCTACGACGGCGCGCTGCGGTACTACGACCGGCAGATCGTCGAGGACGCCATCTATGACAGGTGGTTCCGGCTGAACGTTGTCCATGACGTGGATGCGTCGACGCTCACCGTGTACATCGATGGGCAGCAGAGGCTGCACGTCCACGGCCGCGGGGGCGACTCGCACTACTTCAAGTTCGGCGTGTACGCACAGAACCACGACTCCAGCTGCATGGAGTCTCGCTGGAAAGGAGTCAGGATCCTCAAGAAAGACACGTCACACTGA